From a single Glycine soja cultivar W05 chromosome 19, ASM419377v2, whole genome shotgun sequence genomic region:
- the LOC114397991 gene encoding uncharacterized protein At5g39865-like yields MGCANSKPKGCQHCHCNTPYYSSSMARSFSVHVHHPPQTKGDSYHVVALTSTTLGSLDQDVPHNNNYHGNGLRFPNGKVIGSDSFRPQNQDHDDDDDDDEVEVEEKKNEPKTWSEMIEQMLPKAMMKSPISTPPCEPETINTWELMEGLEDTTSPFRSPKHFKSFSFDVNVNRHVDVADVDPPLIQNGNDSAKPISVSDSDDEPQENQESMDRKRFFSIEEEMISDDVVSSFKKSSQEKQEGMDRKGFSVGEEKISDDDDVVVDLKSCGKDKVVLYFTSLRGVRKTYEDCCHVRLILKGLGVRVDERDVSMHSGFKEELKELLGHGYGKGGLGLPRVFVGRNYIGGAEEIQQLHEEGKLEKLLDCCGKIEDGIDGDGLCEACGDVRFMPCETCYGSCKIYYEGDEEEDYDGEVGEYGFQRCPDCNENGLIRCPMCCY; encoded by the coding sequence ATGGGTTGTGCTAATTCCAAACCAAAGGGATGCCAACATTGTCACTGCAACACCCCTTATTATTCTTCTTCTATGGCTAGAAGCTTCTCGGTGCATGTACATCACCCACCTCAAACCAAAGGAGACAGTTACCATGTTGTGGCACTGACATCAACCACACTAGGTTCTCTGGACCAGGATGTACCCCACAACAACAACTACCATGGCAATGGTTTAAGGTTTCCCAATGGCAAGGTCATTGGTAGTGACAGTTTCAGGCCCCAGAATCAggatcatgatgatgatgatgatgatgacgaggttgaggttgaggagaagaagaatgagcCAAAGACATGGTCTGAAATGATTGAACAAATGTTGCCAAAAGCTATGATGAAGTCTCCAATCTCAACACCTCCTTGTGAGCCAGAGACAATCAACACATGGGAACTAATGGAAGGACTTGAAGACACAACAAGCCCTTTCAGATCACCAAAGCACTTCAAGAGCTTCTCTTTTGATGTCAATGTCAACAGGCATGTTGATGTTGCTGATGTTGATCCACCCTTAATTCAGAATGGCAATGATTCAGCCAAACCAATATCGGTTTCAGATTCTGATGATGAGCCTCAAGAGAATCAAGAGAGCATGGACAGAAAAAGGTTCTTCTCTATTGAGGAAGAGATGATCAGTGATgatgttgtttcttcattcaaGAAATCGTCGCAAGAGAAGCAAGAGGGCATGGATAGAAAGGGGTTCTCTGTTGGGGAAGAGAAGAtcagtgatgatgatgatgttgttgtggatttGAAGTCATGTGGGAAGGACAAGGTGGTGTTGTATTTCACTAGCTTGCGTGGCGTGAGAAAGACTTATGAGGATTGCTGCCATGTGAGGCTAATTCTGAAGGGCTTGGGGGTGAGGGTGGATGAGAGGGATGTGTCAATGCATTCAGGGTTCAAGGAGGAGCTCAAGGAGCTATTAGGCCATGGATATGGTAAGGGAGGGTTAGGATTACCAAGGGTGTTTGTTGGGAGGAACTACATTGGTGGAGCTGAGGAAATTCAGCAACTGCATGAGGAGGGGAAACTTGAGAAATTGCTTGATTGTTGTGGAAAGATTGAAGATGGTATTGATGGCGATGGACTATGCGAGGCATGTGGGGATGTGAGGTTTATGCCTTGTGAAACTTGTTATGGAAGTTGTAAAATCTACTATGAaggtgatgaagaagaagattatGATGGTGAGGTGGGTGAGTATGGATTCCAGCGTTGCCCTGATTGCAATGAAAATGGACTAATCCGCTGCCCCATGTGCTGCTACTAG